The genomic region GTGGATGACCTGCACGTGCGGGCCCGCCATGTCGAACACCGCCACGTCCGCCCGCTTGCCGGGCTCGAGCGAGCCGATCTCCTTCTCCATGCCGAGCGCCCGCGCCGCGTTGATCGTCGCCATCTCGAGCGCGCGCTCTGCCGACATGACGGTGGGGTCCAGATGCTTGACGTTCTGCATGTAGGTGCAGACTTTCATCTGTTCCACCATGTCGACCGAGTAGTCCACCATCGGGCCGTCGGTGCCCAGCGCGGTATTGATGCCCGCCCGGTACATGTTCACCCAGGGGCCGATGCCCCCGCCGCGCATGGACTCGCTCGTCGGGGTGTAGACGGCGTGGCAGCCCGCCTCCGCCATGAGCTTGATGTCGGTTTCGTTCACGTTGATGCAGTGCATGAGGAGCCAGCGATCATCGAGATGACCCAGCTGCATGATGTACATGACATCGCTCCGCCCCGTCTCGCGGTAATACTTCAAATACCCATACTCGAGAGATAACGTGCCGCCCGCGATGTGGGCCGTGATGCGAAGGTCTTTCTCGCAGGCGAGCCGGTAGCCCGTCTCGATGAGTTCTTCGGAACTCATCCCCGCGGCCACCCAGTGGGAATTCGACTCGATGGCGAGCGCCATCCGGGTCAGGCCGCCGTGGGCGCCGTGCCACTTGTCAACGAGATCGGAGATGTGATCGCGCGCCGCCTCCGCCGTGTGGGGATGATCGGGATTGGCCGGGGTTTTACACCTAAAATCTTTGCCGAAAATCTGGCGGAAGCCGAACGCCGCCATCGGCTCGATGGTGGCGGCCACCTCCTCGGCCATGGTCGTTGTCACCGAATGGTTGAGGCAGCAGGTCGTGCCGGTGCGGATCATCTCAAGCGCCGCGAGGGCCGCCGAGGCCCGCAGATCGCCCGCCGTGAGCTGGCGCGTGCAGGGAAGGAGGAAGTTGAATATCCAGTCCTCCAGCAGCATTCCCCCCGCCAGCCCCTTGAACATGTTGTACCAGTGGTGCTGGTGGAGGTTGATCAGGCCGGGAAGGACAATCATGCCCCCCGCGTCGAGGGTCTCGCCGTACACCTTGTGCGGGAGCGCCCCGGCCGGCCCCACCGCCTCGATCGCGCCGCCCTCGCCGACCGCGATAAAGCCGCCGTCGAACACCTCTCTTTCGGCGTTCATGGTGACGATGTAGCCGTTTTTGATCAGAAAGCTCATTCCGCTCTCCTTCGCGATAACCCTTCGCGATGACGCCGGTAGGTCCCTAAAAAATCGGCCGGAGGGTCTTCGCGAGCTGCGCCTTCTCGTCGATGCCGAAGAGACCGGCCAGCCAGTCCGCCATGTACTTCTGCCCGATGGTGGGGTTGTCATGATGGCAATGGTCGGCGCCGGTCTCATCTTCGCTCAGATACTTCAGGATCACGTCAACACCCTTGGATTTGGCGTACTGGTAGACCTTGTCCGCCTGCCGCACACCCAGGACATCGTACCCCCCGTGGAGGATGAAGTAGGGGCACCGGCAACTCAAAAAAGATGAATTCGGCTGTGGGGATATCCTACTTCAAAACCGGGGGAGAAACCTGGCCGTAGAGGGCAGCCTGAAGCTGGTCCCTGACCTTTTCGGGCCGGATCCCCCGCGCGTTCAGAAAATCTTCCGCCGCATCGATCACCCGCCCGACATCCTCGTAGAGTTTGAATGCCTTCAGCTGGTCGGGATACTCGAAGCCCATCGATCGGCCGAGGATGGTCATGAAATTCTCGATGACAAGGGGGAGCGCCTTTTCCTCGCCGCAGAGCTCGAACTGGCAGCTGTGATAGATGGTCAGGATGGCGTCCACGCCCGCCGCCTCGGCGGACGCGAAGAGCTTCGCGCGCATGGCCTCCGTCGCGCCGGGAAGGACCAGCGTGGGGCACTGGTAGCAGTGATCCGCGTGCTGCTCGATGTCCACCACCTCGAGGCCGGGCACGCAGGCGAGGATCGCCTTCACGTTTTCCTCGATGCCCGCCGGCCCGCCCGTATGCAGGTGAAGGGCCACCCGCTTCGGCACCGGATGAATGCAGAGGGCCCGCAATTTTTCCAGATTCTCGACAAGGTGC from bacterium harbors:
- a CDS encoding amidohydrolase family protein, yielding MSFLIKNGYIVTMNAEREVFDGGFIAVGEGGAIEAVGPAGALPHKVYGETLDAGGMIVLPGLINLHQHHWYNMFKGLAGGMLLEDWIFNFLLPCTRQLTAGDLRASAALAALEMIRTGTTCCLNHSVTTTMAEEVAATIEPMAAFGFRQIFGKDFRCKTPANPDHPHTAEAARDHISDLVDKWHGAHGGLTRMALAIESNSHWVAAGMSSEELIETGYRLACEKDLRITAHIAGGTLSLEYGYLKYYRETGRSDVMYIMQLGHLDDRWLLMHCINVNETDIKLMAEAGCHAVYTPTSESMRGGGIGPWVNMYRAGINTALGTDGPMVDYSVDMVEQMKVCTYMQNVKHLDPTVMSAERALEMATINAARALGMEKEIGSLEPGKRADVAVFDMAGPHVQVIHKPITNFICCGRGADAHTVLIDGKPVLRAGELVTCPDVDAVIQEATARGRAIAKKTGLDAR
- a CDS encoding (Fe-S)-binding protein — protein: MFYFGCHILKTPDILFACMDVFERMGLNFVVKGGLANCCGINHFRTGSPEMGAALGSSSLRQIQACAPEKVITFCPTCQMQYTEYRPLYEGPSNEELPFVHVTQHLVENLEKLRALCIHPVPKRVALHLHTGGPAGIEENVKAILACVPGLEVVDIEQHADHCYQCPTLVLPGATEAMRAKLFASAEAAGVDAILTIYHSCQFELCGEEKALPLVIENFMTILGRSMGFEYPDQLKAFKLYEDVGRVIDAAEDFLNARGIRPEKVRDQLQAALYGQVSPPVLK